AGAAAGCCGGGCCGGGACGCGAAAAAGCCGGGCTGAACGCTTTGGTCCAGCCCGGCTCTTCGGGTTCTTTTGTTTCGAGGCGCCTTGTCCCCGGTCCGCCGGTGGTTAGATTCCGCCGTCGCGGCTTTCATGGCGGGTGATGCGCTCGCCGGTGTTGGGATCGATGACGGAGCGGGACTCGCTGACGCGCCGGCTGCGGCCGGGGGAAGCTAGGATGAGGGACGCGATCAGTCCGATCACGCCCACGGCCATCAGGATGTAGCCCACCAACTGCTGGTCCACGAATGGAATGAGTCCGGGAGCCACTGCCCAGGCAAGGATGGCGCCGAGGGCGATGAGGAAGATTGACGAGCCGATTCTCATGACTTGCTCCTTATAACCGCGTCCTGCGCGGCGCTGGTAGGGCGTTACGGAAAGGTGGTGCGTCACTGCCAAAAGCTAAGCCTGCTGTCTGTCAAGCGTCACGCTACCTCCCAGTGATTCGGGATTCAATGACCCGGCCGTGAGGACAGGCACGTCTCGCTAGGCTGTTCCGGTGGAAACAGTTGTGTGGTCCAAGCCCGAAGGCCAGCGTGCCGGCACTCCGTTGCTGGTGATGATGCATGGTTACGGCACGGACGAGTCGCGGATGGTGCGCCTTTTCGAATACCTGCCACAGGAGTTCACCTGTGCCGCCGTGCGCGCCCCGATGCCGATTGGCGACCACTGGGGTTGGTTCCTGCTGGACTACTTCCTGGCGAACGACTTCGCCGACGTCATTTCCGCAGCCAACTCCGTCCGCGCGTGGATCAGTTCCGTCAGGGACCAGCACAGCAGCGTCACCCTCATGGGCTATTCCCAGGGCATGGCCATGGCCACCACGCTCCTGCGGCTGCACCCCGAGGACTACAAGGCCGTTGTGGGGTTGTCCGGCTTCGTCCTCAAGAACGAGCTCCTCACGGTCATGGATTCCTTCGAGGCCAAGCCGCCCTTCTTCTGGGGGCGGGACAAGGCCGATCTGGTCATCAACGAGGACGCCATCGCCTACACCGCCGAATGGCTGGACCAGAACACGTTGTTGACGCCCCGGACCTACCCGGGGATGGGGCACGCGATGTCCAAAACGGAGATGGTGGACGTCAGCGCCTTCCTCCGCCATTACGTCCTGCGGTGACTGATTATCCGCTGCAGCGGAGGGTAAGAAAAAACAGTTGCCAGCGAAATTTGCAAGCGCTTACACTCGTCTACGGCCATGATCGGTCCTGCAGTGGGCGGACAAGGGAGTGATGCTGCGCGCATGCCGCGCAGCTGAACCTCCTTTCGGCTGCCCGGCGGGGCCGGCTGTCCACCAACAGAGAGGACACCGCACCGCCGATGACACAAGAAACTGCAGCTGATACCGCCGCCTGGACCGGCGCCGCAGCAATCCTGTTCGACCTGGACGGGGTGCTGACGCCCACAGCCAGCGTGCATGAGCGGGCCTGGCAGGAGCTGTTCGATGGCTACCTTGCCTCACAGCCAGGTGTTTCCGGCTACAGGGAAAGCGACTACTTCGACCATATCGACGGCAAGCCGCGCTTTGACGGGGTACGCGACTTCCTGGCCTCACGTGGGATTACCCTGCCGGAGGGCCCGCTGGATGACGATCCCTCCCACGACACCGTCCATGGTCTGGGCAACCGGAAGAACGCGGTCTTCAACGACATCGTGAGCGCCGGCGTCGAACCGTTCCACGGCTCTGTCCGCTTCCTCCAAGCCGCGCTTGACCGCGGACTCAAGGTCGCCGTCGTCTCCTCCTCCCGCAATGCCCCCGCAGTCCTGAAGGCCGCCGGCCTCAGCCGGCACTTCGCCGTCGTGGTGGACGGGGTGGTGGCCGCGGAGCAGGGCCTGCCAGGCAAGCCAAACCCGGCCACGTACGAATACGCCGCCAAGCTGCTGGACCTGTCCAGCTCCGAGTGCGTGGTGGTCGAAGATGCGGTGTCCGGTGTACAGGCCGGGCAGGCGGGATCATTCCACTCCGTCATCGGCGTGGACCGCGGAGCCGGGCGGCAGACGCTCCTGGACGCCGGCGCCACCCTGGTGGTCAACGACCTTCAGGAACTCATCCCCTAAACCCATCCGGGAGCCGTTGCCTTCCCCCGGGCAACCCCGCTATCCCACCCACCGCAGCACCAATCCAGTTACCGCATTTCCCCCGAATACTCCGTGCCGGCCAGCCCGGCAGCACAGCAAGGCCAAAAGGACCCCGACCATGGCATTGATCACCGCGGACCGCGAACGGTTCCCCGACACCCCCTGGCAGCTCGTCGAAACCCGCTACGAGACCCATGGAGCCGCAACGCTTGAGACCCTGTTTGCCCTCGGTAACGGACACCTGGGCATCCGGGGCGCCCACTGGGCGGCGGCCGATGCCGAACTGCCGGGAAGCTTCATCAACGGGCTGCACGAGATCTGGGACATCAAGCACGCCGAGAACGCGTTTGGCTTCGCCCGGACCGGGCAGCGCATCCTCTACATTCCGGACGCCAACAACTTCACGGTAGTGGTGGACGGGGAAAGCCTCAGCCTGGCCGAGTCCGAGGTGCTGGACTACCGGCGGACCGTGGACTTCTGTACCGGAATCTATGAATGCCGCATCACCTGGCAATGCCGGTCCGGCGCAACCGTGACCACCACGGAGCGGCGTGCCGTGGGCTTCGCGTCGCGGGGCGGCCTCGGCATTTCGCTGGAGGTGGCAACGAACCAGCAGGTTTCCCTGGATGTCACCTCGTCCGTGATCAACCGCCAGGACCAGCCGGTGGAAGACCACTCCGTGCACGATCCCCGCCGCGCCGGCCGCCACGCAGGGCGCGTGCTGCTGCCGTTGCGGCTCGACGGCGGCGACGGCTCCCTGCGCCTGTCGTGGGAGGCGGCGGAGTCCAAGCAGCGGGTGGGCATCGCCGTGGACCACTGGACGTCGCCCGGGCACCAGCCGTTCGAGACGCTGGTTGACCAGGACGACAGCAGTGTCCGGTACGTCCTGGCGGTCGACGCTGATGAGCCGTTCCGGCTGGAGAAGAGCGTCAGCTACGCCGCCGGCCGCACCATCCAGGACCCGGAAATCGACGCAGCCGCCGTGGCGGAAGAGGCGCTGCGGCCGGTGAGTGACATCTTTGCCGAGAGCGAGGCGCACTTCCGCAGCTACTGGGCCACGTCCGACATCGTGGTGGAGGGCGGCCGGCCCGGGCTGCAGCAGGCCATCCGGTGGAACCTGTTCCAATTGGCCCAGGCCACCGCGCGTGCGGATGTTGCCGGCATTCCCGCCAAGGGCGTGACCGGGTCCGGCTACGAGGGGCACTACTTCTGGGACCAGGAGGTGTACCTCCTGCCGTACCTTACCTACACCAATCCCGACGGCGCCCGGCAGGTCCTGGAATTCCGGCACAGCATGCTTCCCGAAGCCAGGATCCGGGCCAAGGAGCTGAGCGTGGACGGTGCCCTGTTCCCGTGGCGCACCATCAACGGGCTCGAAGCCAGCGCCTATTACGCTGCCGGCACCGCCCAGTTCCATATCGCGGCAGCCATCGCCTTCGCCACCAACAGGTACCTCTGGTCCACCGGTGACACCGCGTTCCGGGACGGAATGGGTGCCGAGTTGCTGATCGAGACCGCCCGGATGTGGATCTCACTTGGCTTCTTCGGTAAGGACGGGCTCTTCCATATCCACGGCGTCACCGGCCCGGACGAGTACACGGCCGTGGTGAAC
This window of the Pseudarthrobacter defluvii genome carries:
- a CDS encoding glycoside hydrolase family 65 protein, which encodes MALITADRERFPDTPWQLVETRYETHGAATLETLFALGNGHLGIRGAHWAAADAELPGSFINGLHEIWDIKHAENAFGFARTGQRILYIPDANNFTVVVDGESLSLAESEVLDYRRTVDFCTGIYECRITWQCRSGATVTTTERRAVGFASRGGLGISLEVATNQQVSLDVTSSVINRQDQPVEDHSVHDPRRAGRHAGRVLLPLRLDGGDGSLRLSWEAAESKQRVGIAVDHWTSPGHQPFETLVDQDDSSVRYVLAVDADEPFRLEKSVSYAAGRTIQDPEIDAAAVAEEALRPVSDIFAESEAHFRSYWATSDIVVEGGRPGLQQAIRWNLFQLAQATARADVAGIPAKGVTGSGYEGHYFWDQEVYLLPYLTYTNPDGARQVLEFRHSMLPEARIRAKELSVDGALFPWRTINGLEASAYYAAGTAQFHIAAAIAFATNRYLWSTGDTAFRDGMGAELLIETARMWISLGFFGKDGLFHIHGVTGPDEYTAVVNDNLYTNVMARFNLRAAAALEHAGITLEERQLWEAAASRMNLPFDERMQVHSQDNDFMTLEAWDWTTPRSKYPLLLHFHPLVIYRHQVLKQADTVLAMFLQWQDFTAQEKQRAFDFYDPLTTGDSTLSACVQGIMAAEVGYSKEALEHFTNAAFIDLDDTHGNTIDGVHIASTGGVWSSLVCGFAGMRDQGPVPYFDPRLPAEWDGLAFHLKIRGRLLLVQLAAGSITLTVQEGESLEVDVRGQLLTVGAGPVQVPLEPVVEPEPTVFPSGLPTASIPVVRGNS
- a CDS encoding DUF6458 family protein; this translates as MRIGSSIFLIALGAILAWAVAPGLIPFVDQQLVGYILMAVGVIGLIASLILASPGRSRRVSESRSVIDPNTGERITRHESRDGGI
- a CDS encoding HAD family hydrolase, which gives rise to MTQETAADTAAWTGAAAILFDLDGVLTPTASVHERAWQELFDGYLASQPGVSGYRESDYFDHIDGKPRFDGVRDFLASRGITLPEGPLDDDPSHDTVHGLGNRKNAVFNDIVSAGVEPFHGSVRFLQAALDRGLKVAVVSSSRNAPAVLKAAGLSRHFAVVVDGVVAAEQGLPGKPNPATYEYAAKLLDLSSSECVVVEDAVSGVQAGQAGSFHSVIGVDRGAGRQTLLDAGATLVVNDLQELIP
- a CDS encoding alpha/beta hydrolase, translated to METVVWSKPEGQRAGTPLLVMMHGYGTDESRMVRLFEYLPQEFTCAAVRAPMPIGDHWGWFLLDYFLANDFADVISAANSVRAWISSVRDQHSSVTLMGYSQGMAMATTLLRLHPEDYKAVVGLSGFVLKNELLTVMDSFEAKPPFFWGRDKADLVINEDAIAYTAEWLDQNTLLTPRTYPGMGHAMSKTEMVDVSAFLRHYVLR